A genomic segment from Corylus avellana chromosome ca5, CavTom2PMs-1.0 encodes:
- the LOC132182128 gene encoding uncharacterized ATP-dependent helicase C29A10.10c-like, whose product MKNREKNAKSMISLLDDPKSEYLRYLGERKVENNEEDDELQMDDYVPLTFEEFSKKRFCSIHEQLKFCMVNLYTHLPTSILRLEAVKKMIRALASLKSFETVLQGARVGNEGLLKQVLNNFQDTGRSVDWFTKLNMREECLRLLRYLQLSLASSVPVLTENYSIKNFCLGNACLVFCTASSSSKLHAEGNIPLEFLVIDEAAQLKECESAIPLQLPGLHHAILIGDERQLPAMVKSEISDKAEFGRSLFERLVMLGHQKHLLNVQYRMHPSISLFPNTQFYDKQISDAPNVKEREYQKRFLQGNMYSSYSFISIAHGKEEFGLGYSPKNMVEVAVVSEIVENLFKQFCDTKKNVSIGVISPYKAQVSAIEERVRKYNSNSGFTVSVRSVDGSQGGEDDVIIISTVRCNGNGSVGFLSNRQRANVALTRARYCLWILGDGGTLLKSDTVWKKLVLDAKQRGCFYDANEDKNLAQAITAALVELEQLDILLNNGSLLFKEAIWKVFFNNDFHKSIARTSNAEIRKEVISLLAKLSSGWRQTNEKRNLIVHDGTSSQVLEIYRVDEQLNLVWTVDILKEDSHHIQVMKVWDVLPLSDIPRLAKQLDILFGSYTVDKMHRCKHRCVEGSLVVPKRWPVDSSSGSEADSMWYLSKPLSSLSLKDEPETSTTTHRNPFKSRMKNKWEDVGLKKKSER is encoded by the exons atgaaaaatagagaaaagaatgCAA AATCAATGATATCTTTGCTTGATGACCCTAAATCGGAGTACCTAAGATATTTGGGAGAAAGAAAGGTGGAGAACAATGAGGAGGATGATGAGCTCCAAATGGATGATTATGTTCCTTTGACATTTGAGGAGTTTTCAAAGAAGAGATTCTGTTCAATTCATGAGCAACTGAAGTTTTGTATGGTTAATTTGTATACCCACTTACCAACTTCTATACTACGGTTAGAGGCAGTGAAGAAGATGATTAGAGCTTTGGCTTCGCTCAAATCCTTTGAAACTGTGTTGCAAGGTGCCCGTGTAGGAAATGAAGGGTTGTTAAAACAAGTTCTAAATAATTTCCAAGACACAGGAAGAAGTGTGGATTGGTTCACAAAGTTGAATATGAGAGAAGAGTGCCTTCGTCTACTAAGATATCTGCAATTATCTCTGGCATCCTCTGTTCCAGTTTTAACagaaaattattcaataaaaaacTTTTGCTTGGGAAATGCATGCCTAGTGTTCTGTACTGCATCAAGCTCTTCTAAATTACATGCAGAAGGAAATATACCATTGGAATTCTTAGTTATCGATGAAGCTGCTCAACTGAAAGAATGTGAATCAGCTATTCCTTTACAACTTCCTGGTCTCCACCATGCTATTCTCATAGGTGATGAGAGGCAGCTCCCTGCTATGGTTAAAAGCGAG ATATCCGACAAGGCTGAATTTGGAAGAAGTTTGTTCGAAAGACTAGTCATGTTGGGGCACCAGAAGCACCTTCTTAATGTCCAGTACAGGATGCATCCATCCATCAGCTTATTTCCAAACACACAGTTCTATGACAAACAGATTTCAGATGCTCCAAATGTTAAAGAAAGAGAATACCAGAAGCGTTTCCTTCAGGGCAACATGTACAGCTCCTACTCTTTTATAAGTATTGCTCATGGAAAGGAGGAATTTGGTCTGGGGTACAGTCCCAAGAATATGGTTGAGGTTGCTGTGGTCTCTGAGATAGTTGAGAATCTTTTTAAAC AATTCTGTGACACAAAGAAGAATGTTAGCATAGGAGTGATATCACCATATAAGGCTCAAGTTTCTGCAATTGAAGAGAGGGTCAGAAAATACAACTCTAACAGTGGCTTCACTGTGAGTGTTCGCTCTGTTGATGGGTCCCAAGGAGGTGAAGATGATGTAATAATTATCTCTACTGTAAGATGTAATGGGAATGGATCAGTAGGTTTCCTTTCCAACCGACAAAGAGCAAATGTGGCGCTGACTCGAGCAAG GTATTGCCTTTGGATTTTGGGGGATGGGGGTACTTTACTCAAGAGTGACACTGTTTGGAAGAAACTAGTCCTTGATGCCAAGCAACGTGGGTGTTTCTATGATGCCAATGAGGACAAGAACTTGGCTCAGGCAATTACTGCTGCCTTGGTGGAGCTTGAACAGCTTGATATTTTACTCAATAACGGCTCTCTTCTGTTCAAAGAGGCTATATGGAAG GTTTTCTTCAACAATGATTTCCACAAATCTATAGCAAGGACTAGCAATGCAGAGATTCGTAAGGAAGTGATATCTCTTTTGGCAAAGCTTTCAAGTGGTTGGCGTCAGACCAATGAGAAGAGAAACCTCATTGTCCATGATGGGACTTCTTCTCAAGTTTTAGAGATTTACAGGGTGGATGAGCAGCTGAATCTGGTTTGGACTGTTGATATTCTCAAGGAGGATTCACATCACATTCAGGTTATGAAGGTTTGGGATGTTTTGCCATTATCTGACATACCAAGACTAGCAAAGCAGCTTGACATCTTATTTGGAAGCTATACAGTGGATAAGATGCATCGCTGCAAACACAGATGTGTTGAGGG GAGTTTGGTTGTTCCAAAGAGATGGCCAGTGGACTCAAGTAGTGGTTCTGAAGCTGATAGTATGTGGTACCTCTCAAAACCATTATCCTCACTCAGTTTGAAGGATGAGCCAGAAACATCAACCACAACTCATAG
- the LOC132182130 gene encoding LOW QUALITY PROTEIN: helicase sen1-like (The sequence of the model RefSeq protein was modified relative to this genomic sequence to represent the inferred CDS: substituted 1 base at 1 genomic stop codon), which translates to MPSFVKKIPDSFSSVTDYMQSFIPPLIEETHSDLLSNVKGVSRAPTCIIYSVEISKEFKLHKGLFYEITMLQTTADTGKDVGKYEPEVGDLIALTDVRPKRIDDLNRPKRSYLIAYVHGAKNETSDKIPILASKPISTEQDMYKYRKETTFGNKKETLFAVYLMNMNTNVRIXKALNPEPEGGNTNIIKTVLRPNSADDENCMTCFSNGKSSPAPSGLQGMINSYDLNDSQKAAVLGCIGMRDCNHQNPVKLIWGPPGTGKTKTVGVLLHALLKLKCRTLTCAPTNIAVLEVATRLLRLAKDSLEYDTYGLGDIVLFGNGERMKIDHRDDLVDVFLDYRVHVLGKCFAPLSGWRNGLESMISLLDDPTSQYKIYLEKRKEEKREEEKRKEEKRKGEKIKEENNKGNDDLKKVDDVPLTFEEFSKKSFCSIHEQLKFCMVNLYTHLPTSLLPLEVVKKMRRALTLLESLETLLCGVSVGNEGLKQVLNNFQDTGSSVDCLHILRYLQLSLPSSVPDITENYSIKNFCLGNACLVFCTASSSSKLHAEGNIPLEFLVIDEAAQLKECESAIPLQLPGLRHAILIGDERQLPAMVKSEISDKAEFGRSLFERLVMLRHQKHLLNVQYRMHPSISLFPNTEFYDKQISDAPNVKEREYQKRFLQGNMYSSYSFISIAHGKEEFGLGYSPKNMVEVAVVSEIVENLFKQFCDTKKKVSIGVISPYKAQVSAIEERVRKYNKSNSGFTVSVRSVDGFQGGEDDVIIISTVRCNGSGSVGFLSNRQRANVALTRARYCLWILGDGGTLLKSDTVWKKLVIDAKERGCFYDANEDKNLAQAITAALVELEQLDILLNNGSLLFKEAIWKVFFNNDFHKSIARTSNAEICKEVISLLAKLSSGWRQTNEKRNLIVHDGTSSQVLEIYKVDEQLNLVWTVDILKEDSHHIQVMKVWDVVQLSDIPRLAKQLDILFGSYTVDKMHRCKHTCVEGSLVVPKRWPIDSSCGPEANSM; encoded by the exons ATGCCGTCCTTT GTGAAAAAGATTCCAGATTCATTCTCTTCAGTGACAGATTACATGCAGTCATTCATTCCTCCCTTAATTGAGGAAACACATTCTGATTTGTTGTCAAACGTCAAAGGAGTGTCTCGAGCACCTACTTGTATAATATATTCTGTTGAGATATCTAAAGAATTTAAACTTCACAAAGGCTTgttttatgaaattacaatgtTGCAGACGACTGCAGATACTGGAAAAGATGTAGGAAAATATGAACCTGAGGTAGGTGATCTTATTGCATTGACAGATGTTAGACCAAAACGCATTGATGATTTGAACAGGCCCAAAAGATCCTATCTTATTGCTTATGTTCATGGGGCAAAAAATGAAACTTCTGATAAAATCCCCATACTGGCATCAAAGCCCATTTCCACTGAACAAGACATGTACAAGTACAGGAAAGAAACAACTTTTGGGAACAAGAAAGAAACACTTTTTGCAGTTTATCTTATGAATATGAATACAAATGTTCGTATATGAAAAGCATTGAACCCAGAGCCGGAAGGGGGAAACACAAACATTATTAAAACAGTACTGCGACCCAATTCAGCT GATGATGAAAATTGTATGACTTGCTTTTCTAATGGAAAAAGCAGCCCTGCCCCTTCTGGTCTACAGGGGATGATCAACTCTTATGATCTAAATGACTCTCAAAAAGCTGCGGTTTTAGGCTGCATTGGTATGAGAGACTGCAACCATCAGAATCCTGTCAAACTGATATGGGGTCCTCCAGGGACAGGGAAAACAAAGACCGTTGGTGTGTTATTACATGCCCTCCTTAAACTGAAGTGCAGAACATTAACATGTGCTCCAACTAACATTGCAGTTTTGGAAGTTGCGACACGGCTGCTGAGGTTGGCTAAGGATTCACTAGAGTATGACACATACGGGCTTGGAGATATAGTTTTATTTGGAAACGGCGAGCGAATGAAGATTGATCATCGTGATGATCTGGTTGATGTATTTCTTGACTATCGGGTTCATGTGCTTGGGAAGTGCTTTGCTCCTCTATCTGGCTGGAGAAATGGCTTAGAATCAATGATATCTTTGCTTGATGACCCTACATCGCAGTACAAAATATacttggaaaaaagaaaggaagaaaaaagggaggaggaaaaaagaaaggaagaaaaaaggaagggggaaaaaataaaggaggAAAACAATAAGGGGAATGATGATCTCAAAAAGGTTGATGATGTTCCTTTGACATTTGAGGAGTTTTCAAAGAAGAGTTTCTGTTCAATTCATGAGCAACTGAAGTTTTGTATGGTTAATTTGTATACGCACTTACCAACTTCTCTTCTACCGTTAGAGGTAGTGAAAAAGATGAGAAGAGCTCTTACTTTGCTTGAATCTCTAGAAACTTTGTTGTGTGGTGTCAGTGTAGGAAATGAAGGATTAAAACAAGTTCTCAATAATTTCCAAGACACAGGAAGCAGTGTGGATTGCCTCCATATACTAAGATATCTGCAATTATCTCTGCCATCCTCCGTTCCAGACATAACagaaaattattcaataaaaaacTTTTGCTTGGGAAATGCATGCCTAGTGTTCTGTACTGCATCAAGCTCTTCTAAATTACATGCAGAAGGAAATATACCATTGGAATTCTTAGTTATCGATGAAGCTGCTCAACTTAAAGAATGTGAATCAGCTATTCCTTTACAACTGCCTGGTCTCCGCCATGCTATTCTCATAGGCGATGAGAGGCAGCTCCCTGCAATGGTTAAAAGCGAG ATATCCGACAAGGCTGAATTTGGAAGAAGTTTGTTCGAAAGACTAGTCATGTTGAGGCACCAGAAGCACCTTCTTAATGTCCAGTACAGGATGCATCCATCCATCAGCTTATTTCCAAACACAGAGTTCTATGACAAACAGATTTCAGATGCTCCAAATGTTAAAGAAAGAGAATACCAGAAGCGTTTCCTTCAGGGCAACATGTACAGCTCCTACTCTTTTATAAGTATTGCTCATGGAAAGGAGGAATTTGGTCTGGGGTACAGTCCCAAGAATATGGTTGAGGTTGCTGTGGTCTCTGAGATAGTTGAGAATCTTTTTAAAC AATTCTGTGACACAAAGAAGAAGGTTAGCATAGGAGTGATATCACCATATAAGGCTCAAGTTTCTGCAATTGAAGAGAGGGTCAGAAAATACAACAAGTCTAACAGTGGCTTCACTGTGAGTGTTCGCTCTGTTGATGGGTTCCAAGGAGGTGAGGATGATGTAATAATCATCTCTACTGTAAGATGTAATGGGAGTGGATCAGTAGGTTTCCTTTCCAACCGACAAAGAGCAAATGTGGCACTGACTCGAGCAAG GTATTGCCTTTGGATTTTGGGGGATGGGGGTACTTTACTCAAGAGTGACACTGTTTGGAAGAAACTAGTTATTGATGCCAAGGAACGTGGGTGTTTCTATGATGCCAATGAGGACAAGAATTTGGCTCAGGCAATTACTGCTGCCTTGGTGGAGCTTGAACAGCTTGATATTTTACTCAATAACGGCTCTCTTCTGTTCAAAGAGGCTATATGGAAG GTTTTCTTCAACAATGATTTCCACAAATCTATAGCAAGGACTAGCAATGCAGAGATTTGTAAGGAAGTGATATCTCTTTTGGCAAAGCTTTCAAGTGGTTGGCGTCAGACCAATGAGAAGAGAAACCTCATTGTCCATGATGGGACTTCTTCTCAAGTTTTAGAGATTTACAAGGTCGATGAGCAGCTGAATCTGGTTTGGACTGTTGATATTCTCAAGGAGGATTCACATCACATTCAGGTTATGAAGGTTTGGGATGTTGTCCAATTATCTGACATACCAAGACTAGCAAAGCAGCTTGACATCTTATTTGGAAGCTATACAGTGGATAAGATGCATCGCTGCAAACACACATGTGTTGAGGG GAGTTTGGTTGTTCCAAAGAGATGGCCAATTGACTCAAGTTGTGGTCCTGAAGCCAATAGTATG
- the LOC132180384 gene encoding protein DJ-1 homolog D-like, protein METKKPVASICHGQQILSAADVLKGRKCTAYPAVKLNVVLAGATWLEPNPIDRCFTDGNLVTGAAWPGHPEFISQLMVLLGVQVAF, encoded by the exons ATGGAGACCAAGAAGCCAGTTGCATCCATCTGCCACGGTCAGCAGATTTTATCTGCTGCTGACGTTCTCAAG GGAAGAAAATGTACTGCATACCCAGCAGTGAAGCTTAACGTTGTCTTAGCGGGCGCTACATGGTTGGAACCTAATCCGATCGATCGCTGCTTCACTGATGGAAATTTAGTAACCGGAGCAGCATGGCCGGGGCATCCCGAGTTCATTTCCCAGTTGATGGTCTTGCTTGGTGTTCAAGTAGCATTCTAG
- the LOC132180383 gene encoding protein GLUTAMINE DUMPER 5-like has translation MRPATNSTAATADAGFRNWKTPIPYLFAGLAVMLGLIAVALVILACSYRKSSSHSPRDAEGKPAKPVPVTEADSEPKIVVIMAGEENPTYLAKPVSAAAHTEKV, from the coding sequence ATGAGGCCGGCAACCAACTCCACCGCAGCTACTGCTGACGCCGGCTTCCGGAACTGGAAAACACCCATTCCTTACCTCTTTGCCGGCCTAGCCGTCATGTTGGGGCTCATTGCGGTGGCATTAGTAATTCTAGCTTGCTCTTATCGTAAATCTTCTTCCCACTCGCCTAGAGATGCTGAAGGAAAACCAGCAAAGCCGGTGCCGGTCACGGAGGCAGATTCCGAGCCGAAGATTGTTGTCATCATGGCAGGAGAAGAAAACCCTACTTACTTGGCCAAACCCGTCTCTGCCGCTGCCCATACTGAAAAAGTCTAA